One genomic segment of Halalkalicoccus tibetensis includes these proteins:
- the mvk gene encoding mevalonate kinase, with protein sequence MTTASAPGKVYLFGEHAVVYGEPAVPSAISRRARVTAERRADSRLRVHAEDLSLDGFTVEYSGETDSTPDVDVSPGLVRAAMGYVDAAVSQAREATDAPEAGFDITIESEIPLGAGLGSSAAVVVAGIEAATRELGVELGTEEIADRAYRAEHEVQEGQASRADTFCSATGGAVRVEGEDCRAIEAPDLPFVIGFDGGAGDTGELVAGVRELRERYPFAASTVETIGDLVRQGERALAEGDLEELGTLMDFNHGLLSSLGVSSRSLDRMVWAARDAGAHGAKLTGAGGGGCIVALDPTDGTESALGFTPGCEEGFRAELDDEGVRVE encoded by the coding sequence ATGACCACCGCAAGCGCGCCGGGGAAGGTGTACCTCTTCGGCGAGCACGCCGTCGTCTACGGCGAGCCCGCGGTCCCGAGTGCGATCTCGCGCCGGGCGCGGGTCACCGCCGAGCGCCGCGCGGACAGCCGGCTTCGCGTCCATGCCGAGGACCTCTCGCTCGACGGCTTCACCGTCGAGTACAGCGGCGAGACCGATTCGACACCCGACGTGGACGTCTCGCCGGGGTTGGTCCGAGCGGCGATGGGCTACGTCGACGCCGCGGTTTCGCAGGCCCGCGAGGCGACGGACGCCCCCGAGGCGGGCTTCGACATCACCATCGAGAGCGAGATCCCGCTGGGCGCGGGGCTGGGCTCCTCGGCGGCCGTCGTGGTCGCGGGGATCGAGGCCGCGACCCGCGAGCTGGGCGTCGAACTGGGAACCGAGGAGATCGCCGACCGGGCGTATCGCGCGGAGCACGAGGTCCAGGAGGGCCAGGCCTCGCGGGCCGATACGTTCTGTTCGGCGACCGGCGGAGCGGTCCGGGTGGAGGGCGAGGACTGCCGGGCGATCGAGGCGCCGGATCTCCCCTTCGTCATCGGGTTCGACGGCGGCGCGGGCGACACCGGCGAGCTCGTCGCGGGCGTCCGGGAGCTGCGCGAACGCTACCCGTTCGCGGCGAGCACGGTTGAGACGATCGGCGACCTCGTCCGCCAGGGCGAGCGCGCGCTCGCGGAGGGCGATCTAGAGGAGCTCGGCACGCTGATGGACTTCAACCACGGACTGCTCTCGTCGCTGGGGGTCTCCTCGCGCTCGCTCGACCGGATGGTCTGGGCCGCCCGCGACGCGGGCGCCCACGGCGCGAAGCTCACGGGCGCGGGCGGCGGGGGCTGTATCGTCGCGCTCGATCCGACCGACGGGACCGAGAGCGCGCTGGGGTTCACGCCGGGCTGCGAGGAGGGCTTTCGGGCCGAGCTCGACGACGAGGGGGTGCGCGTCGAGTGA
- a CDS encoding ribonuclease J → MEIEIATIGGYEEVGRQMTAVRAGDDVVIFDMGLNLSKVLIHDNVQTEKMHSLDLIDMGAIPDDRVMSDIEGDVQAIVPTHGHLDHIGAISKLAHRYDAPIVATPFTIELVKQEIDDENKFMVENDLQKMESGSSMEIGNGLELEFVNVTHSIIDAINPVLHTPEGAIVYGLDKRMDHTPVIGDPIDMERFREIGREGEGVLAYIEDCTNANKKGRTPSEAVARRHLQDVMTSIEDYDGGIVATTFSSHIARVKSLVEFAQDIDRTPLLLGRSMEKYSGTAERLGFVDFPDEVAMFGHRKAYQRAFKRIMNEGKENFLPIVTGHQGEPRAMLTRMGRGETPYQLDDGDKVLFSARVIPEPTNEGQRYQSENLLRMQGARIYDEIHVSGHLCQEGHYEMLDALQPQHVIPAHQNMKGYSGYVDLCQNQGYELGRDIHVTHNGNVISLVE, encoded by the coding sequence ATGGAAATCGAAATCGCAACGATCGGCGGCTACGAGGAGGTCGGCCGGCAGATGACTGCCGTCCGCGCTGGCGACGACGTCGTCATCTTCGACATGGGACTCAACCTGTCGAAGGTCCTCATTCACGACAACGTACAGACCGAGAAGATGCACAGCCTCGACCTGATCGACATGGGCGCGATCCCCGACGATCGCGTGATGTCCGACATCGAGGGCGACGTTCAGGCGATCGTCCCGACCCACGGTCACCTCGACCACATCGGCGCGATCTCCAAGCTCGCCCACCGCTACGACGCGCCCATCGTGGCGACGCCCTTCACGATCGAGCTCGTCAAACAGGAGATCGACGATGAGAACAAGTTCATGGTCGAGAACGACCTCCAGAAGATGGAGTCGGGCTCCTCGATGGAGATCGGCAACGGCCTCGAACTCGAGTTCGTCAACGTCACCCACTCGATCATCGACGCGATCAACCCGGTGCTCCACACCCCCGAGGGCGCGATCGTCTACGGGCTCGACAAGCGTATGGACCACACGCCCGTCATCGGCGACCCGATCGACATGGAGCGCTTCCGCGAGATCGGCCGCGAGGGCGAGGGCGTCCTAGCGTATATCGAGGACTGCACCAACGCCAACAAGAAGGGGCGGACCCCCAGCGAGGCGGTCGCCCGGCGCCACCTGCAGGACGTCATGACGAGCATCGAGGACTACGACGGCGGGATCGTCGCGACGACGTTCTCGAGCCACATCGCCCGCGTGAAGTCGCTCGTCGAGTTCGCCCAGGACATCGACCGCACGCCCCTGCTTCTGGGCCGGTCGATGGAGAAGTACTCGGGCACCGCGGAGCGACTGGGCTTCGTCGACTTCCCCGACGAGGTCGCCATGTTCGGCCACCGGAAGGCCTACCAGCGCGCATTCAAGCGCATCATGAACGAGGGCAAGGAGAACTTCCTGCCGATCGTGACGGGCCATCAGGGCGAGCCCCGCGCGATGCTCACCCGGATGGGACGGGGCGAGACGCCCTACCAGCTCGACGACGGCGACAAGGTGCTGTTCTCGGCGCGGGTCATCCCGGAGCCGACCAACGAGGGTCAGCGCTACCAGTCCGAGAACCTGCTGCGGATGCAGGGCGCGCGGATCTACGACGAAATCCACGTCTCGGGCCACCTCTGCCAGGAGGGCCACTACGAGATGCTCGACGCCCTCCAGCCCCAGCACGTCATCCCGGCCCACCAGAACATGAAGGGCTACTCGGGCTACGTCGACCTCTGTCAGAACCAGGGCTACGAACTCGGTCGTGACATCCACGTCACGCACAACGGCAACGTCATCTCGCTGGTCGAGTAA
- a CDS encoding isopentenyl phosphate kinase: MIVLKLGGSVITDKDSDETVDEERLAALAGALGGYDGELVVVHGGGSFGHPAAAAHGVSRTDGTRSAEGVREVHAAMKRLNDRVVSALAGEGVPAVPVHPFSLAHRSREGELSLPVEGVEASLGEGFVPVLHGDVVVHRDEGATVVSGDELVVSLAEGLGADRVGLCSTVPGVLDDGGEVVPRIGGYDEVAGYLGESESTDVTGGMAAKVRALLDLEAPASVFGPEALEGFLAGEEPGTRIG, encoded by the coding sequence GTGATCGTCCTGAAGCTCGGGGGATCGGTGATCACCGACAAGGACAGCGACGAAACGGTCGACGAGGAGCGCCTCGCGGCGCTTGCGGGTGCACTCGGCGGATACGACGGCGAGCTCGTCGTCGTCCACGGCGGCGGGAGCTTCGGGCATCCCGCGGCCGCGGCCCACGGCGTCTCGCGGACCGACGGCACCCGCTCGGCGGAAGGGGTTCGGGAGGTCCACGCCGCGATGAAGCGGCTGAACGATCGGGTGGTCAGTGCGCTCGCGGGCGAGGGCGTCCCGGCCGTCCCGGTCCATCCGTTCTCACTGGCCCATCGTTCCCGGGAGGGCGAGCTCTCGCTTCCCGTCGAAGGGGTCGAGGCGAGCCTCGGCGAGGGGTTCGTCCCGGTGCTTCACGGCGACGTCGTCGTCCATCGGGACGAGGGCGCGACGGTCGTCAGCGGCGACGAGCTCGTGGTCTCGCTCGCCGAAGGGCTCGGCGCCGACCGGGTGGGGCTGTGTTCGACGGTGCCGGGCGTGCTCGACGACGGGGGCGAGGTGGTCCCGCGGATCGGGGGTTACGACGAGGTCGCGGGCTATCTGGGCGAGAGCGAGTCGACGGACGTCACGGGCGGGATGGCGGCGAAGGTGCGCGCGCTGCTCGATCTGGAAGCCCCGGCGTCGGTCTTCGGACCCGAGGCGCTGGAGGGGTTCCTCGCGGGCGAGGAGCCCGGTACGCGGATCGGCTGA